A region of Kribbella sp. NBC_01245 DNA encodes the following proteins:
- the smc gene encoding chromosome segregation protein SMC has protein sequence MTLRGFKSFASATTMHFEPGITCIVGPNGSGKSNVVDGLAWVMGEQGAKSLRGGKMEDVIFAGTSGRAPLGRAEVALTIDNSDGALPIDFSEVTISRTMFRNGGSEYQINGQNCRLLDIQELLSDSGIGREMHVIVGQGQLDSILRATPEGRRGFVEEAAGVLKHRKRKEKAIRKLEATETNLHRLGDLITEIRRQLKPLGRQAEVARRAVTIQAEVRDGRSRLLADDIVQAQSALEAELKDEAAQTERRATIEAALREAREMEATLEDALSTDAPALQAAQDTWYQLSGFGERIKGTARIAADRIRTLNEGAEEARSGRDPEELELEAARVRETEAVIEAEVEAHEEALAEAVERRQTLEGQHAEEERRIASLIRAAADRREGLARLTGQVNALKSRAAAAESEIGRLETNRHEAEARAAKAQHDFTALETQVAGLDAGEQGLDAEFEGAQAVLDDLEERLTKLRAEERDAERERTGLAARKEALEIGLNRKDGAGALLAASEQVTGLMGTVAALLSVRPGFETAVAAALGEAADALAVHSTDAAVHAVGHLKEHDLGRAGLLLGDAPADDGPTWPQLPYGVHYAVDVIDCPDNLRPALRRVLRKVAVVEDVPAALALVRALPDITATTRAGDVLGAHFAYGGSDAAPSLIEVQSAVDEASQKLVEATARSERLRFELAALEQERESQKQTVDITLARLHESDAAMAAVAEQLAHFGSLAKASKGEANRMAEAIAAAAAERDRNLAGLADLENRLNEAEEFSDEDGDEPDTDARDRLAEAAKQGRAAEMEARLQLRTTEERARALAGRADSLEKAARQEREARARAIARAARRARQAEAAQAVHLAAGHVLARLEHSLQLAATERAAIQSERAGREQQLAQARSQSRSLASDLEQLTNTVHRDALARAEQKMRLEQLYEKALTELGTEVDVLVAEYGPDQLVPPLPSPDADPSQPGLELEGEPFDRAKVAKRLKSAERALNQLGRINPLALEEFDAMEERHRFLSEQLDDIKKSRRDLMDIVKEVDERVEQVFTEAYRDVEVAFEHVFSRLFPGGEGRLVLTDPSDMLTTGIDVEARPPGKKVKRLSLLSGGERSLVAVAFLVALFKARPSPFYILDEVEAALDDTNLGRLLQIYEELRETSQLLVITHQKRTMEVGDALYGVSMRGDGVSAVISQRLREHEPA, from the coding sequence ATGACGCTCCGCGGATTCAAGTCCTTCGCCTCGGCGACGACTATGCATTTCGAACCGGGGATCACCTGCATCGTCGGTCCGAACGGGTCCGGCAAGTCGAACGTCGTCGACGGTCTCGCCTGGGTGATGGGCGAGCAGGGCGCGAAGTCGCTGCGCGGCGGCAAAATGGAAGACGTCATCTTCGCCGGTACGTCGGGGCGCGCGCCGCTCGGCCGGGCCGAGGTCGCGCTGACGATCGACAACAGTGACGGCGCGCTGCCGATCGACTTCTCCGAGGTGACCATCTCGCGGACGATGTTCCGCAACGGTGGCTCGGAGTACCAGATCAACGGGCAGAACTGCCGGCTGCTCGACATCCAGGAGCTGCTCAGCGACTCCGGTATCGGCCGCGAGATGCACGTCATCGTCGGCCAGGGCCAGCTCGACTCGATCCTGCGCGCCACTCCCGAGGGCCGCCGCGGCTTCGTCGAGGAGGCCGCCGGGGTGCTCAAGCACCGCAAGCGCAAGGAAAAGGCCATCCGCAAGCTGGAGGCCACCGAGACCAACCTGCACCGCCTCGGCGACCTGATCACCGAGATCCGCCGCCAGCTGAAGCCGCTGGGCCGCCAGGCCGAGGTGGCCCGCCGGGCCGTCACGATCCAGGCCGAGGTGCGCGACGGCCGGTCCCGGCTGCTCGCCGACGACATCGTCCAGGCCCAGTCCGCGCTTGAGGCCGAGCTGAAGGACGAGGCCGCCCAGACCGAGCGCCGCGCCACCATCGAGGCCGCGCTGCGGGAGGCCCGGGAGATGGAGGCCACCCTCGAGGACGCGCTCAGCACTGACGCGCCCGCGCTGCAGGCCGCCCAGGACACCTGGTACCAGCTGTCCGGATTCGGCGAGCGGATCAAGGGCACCGCCCGGATCGCCGCCGACCGGATCCGCACCCTGAACGAAGGGGCCGAGGAGGCCCGCAGCGGCCGCGACCCCGAAGAGCTCGAGCTGGAAGCGGCCCGCGTTCGCGAGACCGAGGCCGTGATCGAGGCCGAGGTCGAGGCGCACGAGGAGGCGCTGGCCGAGGCGGTCGAGCGCCGCCAGACGCTGGAAGGCCAGCACGCCGAAGAGGAACGCCGGATCGCCTCGCTGATCCGCGCCGCGGCCGATCGCCGCGAGGGGCTGGCCCGGTTGACCGGCCAGGTGAACGCGCTGAAGTCCCGCGCGGCCGCCGCCGAGTCCGAGATCGGCCGGCTGGAGACCAACCGTCACGAGGCCGAGGCCCGGGCCGCGAAGGCGCAGCACGACTTCACCGCCCTGGAGACCCAGGTCGCCGGGCTGGACGCGGGGGAGCAGGGGCTCGACGCCGAGTTCGAAGGCGCCCAGGCCGTGCTGGACGACCTGGAGGAGCGCCTCACCAAGCTCCGCGCCGAGGAGCGGGACGCCGAGCGGGAACGAACCGGTCTGGCCGCCCGCAAGGAAGCCCTCGAAATCGGCCTCAACCGCAAGGATGGGGCCGGCGCCCTGCTGGCCGCCTCCGAGCAGGTCACCGGGTTGATGGGCACGGTCGCCGCACTGCTGTCGGTTCGCCCGGGCTTCGAGACGGCCGTCGCGGCAGCGCTGGGCGAGGCGGCGGATGCTCTCGCCGTCCACTCGACCGACGCCGCCGTGCACGCTGTCGGCCACCTCAAGGAGCACGACCTCGGCCGGGCAGGCCTGCTGCTCGGCGATGCCCCGGCGGACGACGGTCCCACTTGGCCGCAATTGCCGTACGGCGTTCACTACGCGGTCGACGTCATCGACTGCCCGGACAACCTCCGGCCCGCGCTCCGCCGCGTGCTGCGCAAGGTGGCCGTCGTCGAGGACGTGCCCGCCGCGCTCGCCTTGGTGCGGGCCCTGCCGGACATCACCGCGACGACGCGCGCGGGCGACGTGCTCGGCGCACACTTCGCGTACGGCGGCTCCGACGCGGCCCCGAGCCTGATCGAGGTCCAGTCCGCGGTGGACGAGGCCTCGCAGAAGCTGGTCGAGGCCACCGCCCGCAGCGAGCGCCTTCGCTTCGAGCTGGCGGCGCTGGAGCAAGAGCGCGAGTCGCAGAAGCAGACCGTCGACATCACCCTGGCCCGGCTGCATGAGTCGGACGCCGCGATGGCCGCCGTCGCCGAGCAGCTCGCGCACTTCGGCTCGCTGGCGAAGGCGTCCAAGGGCGAGGCCAACCGGATGGCCGAGGCGATCGCAGCGGCCGCGGCCGAGCGCGATCGCAATCTCGCGGGGCTGGCCGACCTGGAGAACCGGCTCAACGAGGCCGAGGAATTCTCCGACGAGGATGGCGACGAGCCCGACACGGACGCCCGTGACCGGCTCGCCGAGGCGGCCAAGCAGGGCCGTGCCGCCGAGATGGAGGCCCGCCTGCAGCTGCGTACGACCGAGGAGCGCGCGCGTGCTCTGGCCGGGCGCGCCGACTCGCTGGAGAAGGCCGCCCGCCAGGAGCGCGAGGCCCGCGCCCGTGCGATCGCTCGCGCGGCGCGACGCGCTCGCCAGGCAGAGGCCGCGCAGGCCGTACATCTTGCTGCCGGGCACGTGCTGGCCCGGCTGGAGCACTCGCTGCAACTGGCCGCCACCGAGCGCGCCGCGATCCAGTCCGAGCGGGCTGGGCGTGAGCAGCAGTTGGCGCAGGCCCGGTCGCAGTCGCGTTCGCTCGCGTCGGACCTCGAGCAGCTGACGAACACGGTTCACCGGGATGCGTTGGCCCGGGCCGAGCAGAAGATGCGGCTCGAGCAGCTGTACGAGAAGGCGTTGACCGAGCTCGGCACCGAGGTGGACGTGCTGGTCGCGGAGTACGGGCCGGACCAGCTGGTTCCGCCGCTGCCTTCGCCGGACGCCGATCCGTCGCAGCCCGGTTTGGAGCTCGAGGGCGAGCCGTTCGACCGCGCCAAGGTGGCCAAGCGGCTGAAGTCGGCCGAGCGCGCGCTGAACCAGCTCGGGCGGATCAACCCGCTCGCGCTGGAGGAGTTCGACGCGATGGAGGAGCGGCACCGCTTCCTGTCCGAGCAGCTCGACGACATCAAGAAGTCCCGTCGCGACCTGATGGACATCGTCAAGGAGGTCGACGAACGCGTCGAGCAGGTCTTCACCGAGGCCTATCGAGACGTCGAGGTCGCCTTCGAGCACGTTTTCAGCCGGCTGTTCCCGGGTGGTGAGGGCCGCCTGGTCCTGACCGACCCGAGCGACATGCTCACGACCGGCATTGACGTGGAAGCCCGCCCGCCGGGCAAGAAGGTCAAGCGCCTCTCGCTGCTCTCCGGTGGCGAGCGCTCACTGGTCGCGGTGGCCTTCCTGGTCGCGCTGTTCAAGGCCCGCCCGTCGCCGTTCTACATCCTCGACGAGGTCGAAGCGGCACTCGACGACACCAACCTGGGCCGGCTGCTGCAGATCTACGAAGAGCTGCGCGAAACCAGCCAGCTCCTGGTCATCACCCACCAGAAGCGCACGATGGAGGTGGGCGACGCCCTGTACGGCGTCTCCATGCGCGGCGACGGCGTCTCCGCCGTCATCAGCCAACGCCTTCGCGAGCACGAACCCGCGTAG
- a CDS encoding universal stress protein codes for MNDQRTTPGTRRVVVVGIDGSAQSRAALHWAIGYAQQAGAEVQAVAVWHQPLQFGAGAMEPVSDQDFEDEARAWLAEAAPSGTDASGVQVDTHLRRGEPAAILLEHALRADLLVVGNSGRGGLAGAIVGSVALRVAHHARCPVVLVPVPPTIDDTPPR; via the coding sequence ATGAACGACCAAAGGACCACGCCTGGAACACGCCGGGTGGTGGTTGTCGGGATCGACGGCTCTGCCCAGTCCCGGGCTGCGCTGCACTGGGCGATCGGGTACGCCCAGCAGGCCGGCGCGGAGGTGCAGGCCGTCGCGGTTTGGCATCAGCCGCTGCAGTTCGGCGCCGGCGCGATGGAGCCGGTTTCGGACCAGGACTTCGAGGACGAGGCACGTGCTTGGCTCGCCGAGGCGGCGCCGTCAGGAACCGACGCGTCCGGCGTACAAGTGGACACGCACCTCCGACGAGGAGAGCCCGCCGCGATCCTGCTCGAACACGCGTTGCGCGCGGATCTGCTGGTCGTCGGCAACAGCGGCCGCGGCGGACTGGCCGGCGCGATCGTGGGCTCGGTCGCCCTGCGCGTCGCGCACCACGCCCGCTGCCCGGTCGTACTCGTCCCGGTGCCGCCGACGATCGACGACACCCCTCCGAGATAG
- a CDS encoding sigma-70 family RNA polymerase sigma factor, with amino-acid sequence MGRTDRWSRTGEPGGDEALIRSLYDEHGRALLAYATRLTGDRAAAEDVVQETLVRAWRHADDLVESKGSVRGWLLTVARNLVTDRARAKAARPTEVAESPSTPPVQRDHSEAVVDTLVVLDALDQVSPEHRDVLVEIYYRGRSVAEAATVLGVPPGTVKSRSYYALRALRGVLGGVGAGEVAR; translated from the coding sequence GTGGGCAGGACGGACCGCTGGTCCCGAACGGGTGAGCCGGGTGGTGACGAGGCCCTGATCCGCTCGCTGTACGACGAACACGGGCGTGCCCTGCTCGCGTACGCGACCCGGCTGACCGGCGATCGCGCCGCCGCCGAGGACGTCGTGCAGGAGACGTTGGTCCGGGCCTGGCGGCATGCCGATGACCTGGTCGAGTCGAAGGGCTCGGTCCGGGGCTGGCTGTTGACCGTCGCCCGGAACCTGGTCACCGATCGGGCCCGGGCGAAGGCGGCACGGCCGACCGAGGTGGCCGAGTCACCCAGTACGCCGCCGGTGCAGCGGGACCACTCGGAGGCGGTCGTCGACACCCTGGTGGTGCTGGACGCGCTGGATCAGGTGTCGCCGGAGCATCGGGATGTGCTGGTGGAGATCTATTACCGTGGCCGGTCGGTCGCGGAGGCGGCGACCGTGCTGGGTGTTCCGCCCGGTACGGTGAAATCGAGGTCGTACTACGCCTTGCGGGCCCTCCGGGGCGTGCTCGGCGGTGTCGGCGCAGGGGAGGTGGCCCGATGA
- a CDS encoding anti-sigma factor family protein, translating to MSTHELDHTLLGAYVLDALDPAETRQVDEHLATCADCRAEVAELAEMKEFLGEVPPEAFLDGPPEGGDLLLQRTLRQVRDESKPTAKPARWMAAAAVAVIAGAALAGGVLIGRQTVDPVATPPVATETPVPGTRTGNGSGNGATLAASVKPRAGWVWVDVDIKGMKAGTACELRVTDAAGKSYVAGSWVISPKAAAEGGKFSGGALVPIGQVKSVEIVTLDGKTVVSAQV from the coding sequence ATGAGCACGCACGAGCTGGATCACACGCTGCTCGGGGCCTACGTGCTGGACGCGCTGGACCCGGCCGAAACGCGGCAGGTCGACGAGCATCTGGCGACGTGTGCCGACTGCCGGGCCGAGGTGGCGGAGCTGGCGGAGATGAAGGAGTTCCTCGGCGAGGTGCCGCCGGAGGCCTTTCTGGACGGACCGCCCGAAGGTGGCGACCTCTTGCTGCAGCGCACGCTTCGCCAGGTGCGCGACGAGTCGAAACCGACGGCCAAGCCCGCGCGCTGGATGGCGGCCGCCGCGGTGGCCGTGATCGCGGGGGCTGCGCTGGCTGGTGGTGTGCTGATCGGGCGGCAGACCGTCGATCCGGTGGCGACGCCGCCGGTGGCGACCGAGACGCCCGTGCCGGGGACGAGGACGGGCAACGGCTCGGGCAATGGCGCGACGCTGGCCGCCTCGGTGAAACCGCGGGCCGGCTGGGTCTGGGTGGACGTCGACATCAAGGGCATGAAGGCGGGGACGGCGTGCGAGCTGCGCGTCACCGATGCCGCCGGCAAGTCGTACGTCGCCGGGAGCTGGGTCATCTCGCCCAAGGCGGCTGCCGAGGGCGGCAAGTTCAGTGGCGGTGCGCTGGTGCCGATTGGCCAGGTGAAGTCGGTCGAGATCGTCACGCTCGACGGCAAGACAGTGGTATCGGCGCAGGTATGA
- a CDS encoding threonine aldolase family protein, whose amino-acid sequence MTDDDLRDRYGAGGAVGKLEKEVADLLGKPAAVFLPTGVMAQQAVLRAYADRSGSKRVAIHGLAHPLVHELNALEEVHGLRPERMTSEPRQPRPDELAAIPGKLAAVMLELPLRDAGFLLPSWDELVVFAEACAGRDVPLHLDGARLWESTPYLGRDLAEVAALANTVYVSFYKGLGGLAGAALAGPEDLVAEVRRWQRRLGGNMFTMEPYAVAAREGLRTVLPRMPEFYERAVELAQGLADKGFRVFPEPPQCNSFRVYAPKPVEEINAPRWSRADVPGWSWTEVVVNATSKSVPETLAVFAELLGD is encoded by the coding sequence ATGACCGACGACGACCTGCGGGATCGCTATGGCGCCGGTGGCGCGGTGGGGAAGCTGGAGAAGGAGGTCGCCGATCTATTGGGGAAACCGGCGGCCGTCTTCCTCCCTACCGGCGTGATGGCGCAGCAGGCGGTGCTACGGGCGTACGCCGACAGGTCCGGCTCCAAGCGGGTGGCGATCCACGGACTGGCTCACCCGCTGGTGCACGAGTTGAACGCGCTGGAGGAGGTCCACGGTCTCCGGCCCGAGCGGATGACCAGTGAGCCGCGGCAGCCTCGCCCGGACGAGCTGGCGGCCATACCGGGCAAGCTCGCGGCAGTGATGCTGGAACTGCCTCTGCGGGATGCCGGGTTCCTGCTGCCGTCCTGGGATGAGCTGGTCGTGTTCGCCGAGGCGTGCGCTGGACGCGACGTACCGCTTCATCTGGATGGGGCGCGGCTTTGGGAGAGTACGCCGTACCTCGGGCGTGACCTGGCTGAAGTGGCTGCACTCGCTAATACGGTCTACGTGTCGTTCTACAAGGGGCTGGGTGGTCTGGCCGGTGCAGCGCTTGCTGGACCCGAGGACCTCGTCGCGGAAGTACGGCGTTGGCAGCGGCGGCTGGGCGGCAACATGTTCACGATGGAGCCGTATGCGGTCGCGGCCCGCGAAGGCCTTCGCACAGTGCTGCCGCGGATGCCTGAGTTCTACGAGCGGGCGGTGGAGCTCGCACAAGGCCTTGCGGACAAGGGATTCCGGGTCTTTCCGGAGCCGCCGCAGTGCAACTCGTTCCGCGTTTACGCGCCGAAGCCGGTTGAGGAGATCAACGCTCCGCGCTGGTCGCGTGCGGATGTGCCGGGGTGGTCGTGGACCGAGGTCGTGGTGAACGCGACGAGCAAGTCCGTGCCCGAGACCCTCGCCGTTTTTGCGGAACTTCTCGGTGACTGA
- a CDS encoding M56 family metallopeptidase: MITPILLAALALVLAGPAPAVIARSEWPYRIPRAAVALWQALALAAVLAALGAGIALSYSTAGQPGQPRFDPSSGRDLAAAAVLALTALVAVRLAWSVAKVAVGTRARRKRHRDLVDILATPDGLVPGLRVLAERTPLAYCLPALRGSRVIVSVGALERLSDVELRAVLAHEQAHLRARHDLVLEAFTMVHTAFPRWVRSDLALEQARTLVELLADDDARRRKGPAPLARALVALAGSPAPADGLAAAKSATLLRVERLTSPAPNHPLLAASTYTGAAALLVLPTVTVAVPVLRALLTAIG; the protein is encoded by the coding sequence GTGATCACCCCGATCCTGCTCGCCGCTCTCGCCCTTGTGCTGGCTGGTCCGGCACCAGCGGTCATCGCCCGTTCGGAGTGGCCGTACCGGATTCCGCGTGCGGCTGTCGCGTTGTGGCAGGCGCTCGCGCTGGCCGCCGTACTGGCTGCTCTTGGGGCTGGGATCGCTCTGTCGTACTCCACGGCCGGTCAGCCCGGGCAGCCGCGGTTTGACCCGTCGTCTGGGCGAGACCTGGCTGCGGCCGCCGTACTGGCGCTCACGGCGCTAGTGGCGGTTCGACTAGCGTGGTCCGTCGCAAAGGTGGCAGTAGGGACTAGGGCCCGGCGGAAGCGTCACCGCGATCTAGTAGACATACTGGCGACTCCGGATGGACTTGTGCCGGGCCTGCGGGTACTGGCCGAGCGGACGCCGCTGGCGTACTGCCTGCCGGCTCTACGTGGCTCCCGGGTCATTGTGTCCGTGGGAGCGCTTGAGCGGCTGTCCGATGTAGAGCTGCGGGCAGTGCTCGCGCATGAGCAAGCGCACCTCCGCGCCAGGCATGACCTGGTGCTGGAGGCGTTCACGATGGTGCACACGGCGTTCCCTCGCTGGGTCCGGTCGGACCTGGCGCTAGAGCAGGCACGCACACTTGTCGAGCTCCTGGCGGACGACGATGCCAGACGCCGCAAAGGCCCGGCGCCACTCGCACGCGCGCTCGTAGCTCTTGCGGGATCTCCGGCGCCGGCGGACGGCCTGGCGGCGGCCAAGTCGGCCACCCTGCTCAGGGTCGAGCGGCTCACCTCACCGGCGCCGAATCACCCGCTGCTCGCCGCGAGCACCTATACCGGCGCTGCGGCGTTGCTGGTCCTGCCGACCGTGACGGTCGCAGTGCCAGTGCTACGAGCGCTTCTCACCGCCATTGGGTGA
- a CDS encoding BlaI/MecI/CopY family transcriptional regulator gives MTANRRPLGDLERLVMEQLWASPDALTVREVHERLTGERDLAYTTVMTVLDRLAKKALTSRERDGKAWRYRAAAPREELVADLMRDALDGAGDRQAALVRFVDQVSDEEAALLREALARLEARDG, from the coding sequence GTGACCGCCAATCGACGCCCACTCGGCGACCTCGAGCGACTCGTGATGGAGCAGCTCTGGGCCTCGCCCGACGCGCTGACCGTGCGCGAGGTGCACGAGCGTCTTACCGGTGAGCGCGACCTGGCCTACACGACTGTGATGACCGTGCTGGACCGGCTCGCGAAGAAGGCGCTGACCTCTCGCGAGCGCGACGGCAAGGCCTGGCGATACCGCGCGGCAGCGCCTCGGGAGGAGCTGGTGGCCGACCTGATGCGGGATGCGCTGGACGGCGCCGGGGATCGCCAGGCGGCCCTGGTCCGGTTCGTGGACCAGGTGAGTGACGAAGAGGCCGCGCTGCTTCGGGAGGCGTTGGCCCGGCTGGAGGCGCGGGACGGGTGA
- a CDS encoding cytochrome ubiquinol oxidase subunit I gives MDTLDLARWQFAITTVYHFFFVPVTLSLVALVAGLQTAWYRTGKEKYLRLTKFYGKLFLINIAMGVVTGLVQEFQFGMNWSDYSRFVGDVFGAPLALEGLLAFFLESTFIGLWMFGWDRLPKGVHLACIWMVVLGTQLSAYFILAANSWMQNPVGFRYNAERGRAELTDIGAVLTNKVVLVTYPHTIFAAFMVGGAFVAGVAIWHLFRRPGTDVGAFRTALRLGAVTVLIAGAGVALSGDQQGKVMTEVQPMKMAAAEALYESEQPASFSIFTVGTLDGSREVFSLKVPYLLSFLGTGSIDGEVKGINPLQESYEKLYGPGSYKPNIPLTYWTFRLMIGVGMASTAIAVWALWATRRGREPNKWLALTALPLPLLPLVANCFGWIFTETGRQPWLVFGMLPTSAGVSPGTTSAEVITSLAVFTLLYGVLAVVEVKLMFRSIRAGLPDVDPEPVADEQALPLSFAY, from the coding sequence GTGGACACCCTCGATCTGGCCCGCTGGCAGTTCGCCATCACCACCGTCTACCACTTCTTCTTCGTGCCGGTGACGCTCTCCCTGGTCGCGCTGGTGGCCGGGTTGCAGACCGCCTGGTACCGCACGGGCAAGGAGAAGTACCTGCGGCTGACGAAGTTCTACGGCAAGTTGTTCCTGATCAACATCGCGATGGGTGTGGTCACCGGACTCGTCCAGGAGTTCCAGTTCGGGATGAACTGGAGCGACTACTCGCGGTTCGTCGGGGACGTCTTCGGTGCTCCGCTGGCGTTGGAGGGCCTGCTCGCGTTCTTCCTCGAGTCGACCTTCATCGGGCTCTGGATGTTCGGCTGGGACCGGCTCCCTAAGGGCGTCCACCTGGCGTGCATCTGGATGGTCGTGCTCGGCACCCAGCTCTCGGCGTACTTCATTCTCGCGGCCAACTCCTGGATGCAGAACCCGGTCGGCTTCCGCTACAACGCCGAGCGCGGCCGAGCCGAGCTGACCGATATCGGTGCCGTGCTGACGAACAAGGTCGTGCTGGTGACGTACCCGCACACCATCTTCGCCGCGTTCATGGTCGGTGGCGCGTTTGTCGCCGGCGTCGCGATCTGGCACTTGTTCCGCCGGCCCGGCACCGACGTCGGTGCCTTCCGTACGGCGCTGCGGCTCGGCGCTGTCACCGTGTTGATCGCGGGTGCCGGCGTCGCGTTGAGCGGGGATCAGCAGGGCAAGGTGATGACCGAGGTGCAGCCGATGAAGATGGCCGCGGCCGAGGCGCTGTACGAATCGGAGCAGCCCGCGTCGTTCTCGATCTTCACGGTCGGCACGCTCGACGGCTCCCGCGAGGTCTTCTCGCTCAAGGTGCCGTACCTGCTGTCGTTCCTCGGCACGGGGTCGATCGACGGCGAAGTCAAAGGCATCAACCCGCTGCAGGAGTCGTACGAGAAGCTCTACGGACCGGGGTCGTACAAGCCGAACATCCCGCTGACCTACTGGACCTTCCGGTTGATGATCGGGGTCGGTATGGCCTCGACCGCGATCGCCGTCTGGGCGTTGTGGGCCACCCGCCGCGGCCGCGAGCCGAACAAGTGGCTCGCGCTGACCGCCCTGCCGCTGCCGCTGCTGCCGTTGGTGGCGAACTGCTTCGGCTGGATCTTCACCGAGACCGGGCGGCAGCCATGGCTGGTGTTCGGGATGTTGCCGACGTCAGCCGGGGTGTCACCGGGGACGACGTCGGCGGAGGTGATCACGTCGCTGGCCGTCTTCACCCTGCTGTACGGCGTACTCGCGGTGGTCGAGGTGAAGCTGATGTTCCGGTCGATCCGGGCCGGGCTGCCGGACGTCGATCCCGAACCGGTGGCCGACGAGCAGGCCTTGCCGCTCTCCTTCGCGTACTGA
- the cydB gene encoding cytochrome d ubiquinol oxidase subunit II → MELTTVWFLLIAVLWIGYFVLEGFDFGVGILLRVLGRNEPERRAVITTIGPVWDGNEVWLITAAGATFAAFPEWYATLFSGFYLPLLAILVALIIRGVGLEYRGKRDDLAWRDRWDWVITVGSVLPAFVWGLTFANQVRGVPLDAGFEYVGSLADQFNLYAVLGGVAFTAMFVTHGAIFLALRTTDDLRLRANRVAALSGGVTVVLVAGWLGWTLGLRGTVASGIVSALALVALLAGLVANRVRREGWAFAGTAAAIALAVTSLFVAMWPAVLPSTLDPAWSLTVTNAASTAYTLKILTVVAAIFTPLVLLYQGWTYWVFRKRVMVAA, encoded by the coding sequence ATGGAACTCACCACAGTCTGGTTCCTGCTGATCGCCGTGTTGTGGATCGGCTACTTCGTGCTCGAAGGGTTCGACTTCGGCGTCGGCATCCTGCTGCGCGTGCTCGGCCGCAACGAACCCGAGCGCCGGGCAGTCATCACCACGATCGGGCCCGTCTGGGACGGCAACGAGGTCTGGCTGATCACCGCGGCCGGTGCCACCTTCGCGGCCTTTCCCGAGTGGTACGCCACGCTGTTCAGCGGGTTCTACTTGCCCCTGCTGGCGATTTTGGTCGCGCTGATCATCCGCGGTGTGGGGCTGGAGTACCGGGGCAAACGCGATGATTTGGCCTGGCGGGATCGCTGGGATTGGGTCATCACGGTCGGCTCGGTCTTGCCCGCTTTCGTCTGGGGGCTGACGTTCGCGAACCAGGTGCGGGGTGTGCCGCTTGACGCTGGGTTTGAGTACGTCGGGAGTCTGGCCGACCAGTTCAACCTGTACGCCGTACTGGGCGGTGTCGCGTTCACGGCGATGTTCGTGACGCATGGCGCGATCTTCCTGGCTTTGCGTACGACGGACGACTTGCGCTTAAGGGCAAACCGGGTGGCCGCGTTGTCGGGTGGCGTGACCGTGGTGCTGGTGGCCGGGTGGCTCGGGTGGACGTTGGGGCTGCGTGGGACCGTTGCTTCCGGCATCGTTTCGGCTTTGGCGCTGGTCGCTTTGCTGGCTGGGCTGGTGGCGAATCGCGTCAGGCGTGAGGGCTGGGCCTTCGCGGGTACGGCGGCCGCGATCGCGTTGGCGGTGACGTCGCTGTTCGTGGCGATGTGGCCGGCGGTGTTGCCGTCCACGCTGGACCCGGCATGGAGTCTGACCGTCACGAACGCGGCCTCGACGGCGTACACGTTGAAGATCCTGACCGTGGTCGCGGCGATCTTCACGCCGTTGGTGCTGCTCTACCAAGGGTGGACGTACTGGGTGTTCCGCAAGCGGGTGATGGTCGCCGCATGA